In Pseudomonadota bacterium, the DNA window CGAAATGGATTCGGACCTCGGGATACCGCTCGCGCACCTGCGCACCGATCTCGCCAAGGTCATGGATCGCTGCCCGGACCTCGCGGCCCGCTCTCGAGAGGGCGCGCAGGGACACGTCGAGCACCTCGGCATCGCCGTTCCACTCGGGCAATGCGGAAATAGGCCGGGCGATCTCGGGCGGGACACGCCACCGCTCCAGATAATCATTGATCTCGGGCACGGCCTTGCGCTGCAGCGCGTCGAACAGCAAGCCATTCTGCTCGCGATCGAGACCGGCCCGATCAGCCAGCGCGCGGAACACCTGCATGTGCCCGAGATCGACGCAGATCCCGTCCTGGCCGGCGGTCTCGAGCGTCTCCAGCATGAGGCACACGACCTCCACATCGCTCTCCAGACCGCGATGGCCGTAGAGCTCGGCGCCTATCTGCAACGGGTTGCGGGAGCCGCCGAGGCCGGCTGGCCGGGTGCGCAGGACCGGGCCCAGATAGCACAGGCGCGTGGGGGTCTCGCGCTTGAGGCGGTGGGCATCGATGCGCGCCACCTGTGGGGTCATGTCCGCGCGCACCCCCATGAGCCGACCGCTCATCTGGTCCGTGATCTTGAAGGTCTCCAGATCGAGGTCGCGTCCGGTCCCGGTGAGCAGCGATTCCAGGTATTCGATGAGGGGTGGAACACAGAGGTCGTAGCCCCAGCTCTGGAATAGATCGACGATCGCGCGCCGTAGCGTCTCCAAGCGCTCCGCCTCCGGCGGCAGCACCTCCCCGACGCCCTCGGGGAGCAGCCAGCGGTCCTCGACAGTCATGCTCTCAGAGTTTGTGAAAAAAACTACTGCGCTCGCGATCTCGCGTTGCGTCCTCGGCGCGCCAAGCAGGGCCATTCCCTGGCCCTGGCTTCCCGGCGGTGCTCGGAATCGTCATGTATTTCCCTCGCGTGTAGATCAAGCTACACTCCGGTTGCTCGTCTCATCCTTGAGACTCGCCCCTTCGGGGCTTGCGCTCCGTTTCGCTCCCGGCGAAACGGTCCTGCGCTCTGGCGGAACGCCCTCCCTTCGCTCGTTACGGTTTTTTAACAAGTCTCAGTTGAACAGGTACAAGACCAAGACACCCACCACCATGCAACTGAGACCCAGGAACCGGAGCGTAGGGTCGTCGAGCTTGGAGGCCTCGTGCAGGAACCTCCGGGCGGCATCGGGATGCAGGAAGGGCAGGATGCCTTCCAGGACCAGCATGAGACCGACAGCGACCAGGAACTGGCGCCACATGATTCATCACCACCGGCGGGTCGGGGCACGGATCACCCTCAGCCGGACTGTCCCCCAGCCACCGTCTCAGGGCGCGGTGGATTTCTTGAAATAATGGAAGAACTCCGACTTCGGGTCCAGCACCAAGATGTCCTGGTGCTTCGCGAAGCTCGTCTTATAGGCGATGAGGCTGCGGTAAAACTCGTAGAACTCCGCATTGCGACTATAGCCCGCGGCGTACACCTCGGCGGCACGCGCGTCACCGGCCCCACGGGTCTGTTCGGCATCCCGATAGGCCTCGGCCAGGACCACGGTCCGCTGCCGATCGGCATTCGCCCGAATGGTCTCGGCCTGGGCGCCGCCGCGCGAACGAAACTCCTGCGCCACCTGTTCGCGTTCCGCCCGCATGCGGTCATAGACGGCGCTGCTGACCTCTTCCGGGAGATTGATGCGCTTGGTGCGGACATCGACGACTGTGACACCGAGCTCATCGCCCTTGGCGCGCGCCGCCTCGGTGACGCTTTGCATGACACCGCCGCGCGCGCCGGCGACCACCTCCCGGATCGTGCGCCTGCCGAACTCCCCGCGCAGACTGTCGTTTATCTGCTGGAACAGGAGCAGACCCGCGCGCCGCACGTCCCCTTGGGTGCGCCTGTAGTATTTCTCGACATCCGCGATCCGCCACTTCACGAAAGAATCGACGATGACGTCCTTCTTTTCGCTGGTCAGGAAGCGCTCCGGCTGGGGGGAGTCCAGGCTCATCAAGCGTTTTTCGAATTTTACGACATCGTTGATGAACGGGATCTTGAAATGCAGGCCGGGTTCGAAGTCCGAGCGCTGGATCTCCTTGAAGCGCAGCAGTATCGCGAACTCCCGCTGGTCTACGGTAAACACGATGCCCCAGCCCAGTAGGGCTACGACGAGCAGGAGCGCCACGATCAGGAGAGGCCGGCCGCGCATCTAACGGGTCCTCTCGCGGCTGCGCACGTCGGCGCGCGGCGCGGGCGCCTGATCGGAGGCCAGAGGCTCCGCTTCCGCGCCGGATCGGGGTGGCAGCGCGACGGTCTCCGGGGACCCCGGCGCGTGCCCGAAGAACTTGTCGAGCGGCAGATAGACCAGATTGTTGCCGCCCTCGACATCCAGCAACACCTTCGGAGAGTTGGACAGGACGGACTCCACGGTTTCCAGATAGAGCCGCTCGCGGGTCACCCCCGGTGCCTTTTCGTACTCCGCGAGGACCTGTGTGAAGCGGTTCGTCTGACCCTGGGATTGCTCGATCACCTGCGATTTATAGCCCTCCGCGTCGGCCCGGAGGCGGGCGGCCTGTCCTTCCGCCTTGGGCAGGACCTCGCTGACATAGGCCTTGGCCTCGTTGATGTAACGCTGCTCGTCTTCACGGGCCTTGATGGCGTCGTCAAAGGCGCTCCTGACCTCCTCGGGTGGCCTGGCCGGCTGCATGTTGACGCTCGTGACCTCCACACCGGCTTGGTACTGATCCACGAGGTCCTGGATCGCCTCGCGGATGTCCGCTGCGACTTGCATACGACCCTCGGTCATGATGAAGTCCAGCTTGTTTTCCCCGATGACGCCGCGCACCGAGCTTTCCATGACCTGCTCCAAGGTGGCGTCCGGACCAACCACCAGGAAGGCGAAGTCTTCGACGCTGCTCACGCGATATTGCACGTTGAGCTCGACATCCACGATGTTCTCGTCCTGGGTGTACATCGCGCCTTTCTGGCCCACCGACCGGATCTGATCGATATTGATCTTCTCCACCCGCTCGATAGGCGGCGGCCAGCGGAAGTTGAGACCGGGCATGAGGGTCGTGATATAAGCGCCGAAGCGCGTCACCACCGCACGCTCGGCGGCCTCGATGACGTAAACGGACTGGTAAACCGCGAACGCCACCAAGGCGACGAGGGCCACGATCCACAATGCGGGTGAGCCGCCGCTACCACCGCCGCCTCCGCCACCACCCGAGATCGGGCCCCGCTCGCCGAACAAGCCCTTGATCTTGGCCTGAAGCTTACGGAACGCCTCATCCAGATCGGGCGGCCCGCTGCCGTTACCGCGTCCTCCCCAGGGGTCTTTGTCGCGGCGACCCCCCCCGGGTTCATTCCAAGCCATCGGCTGGGCCCCCATCGATGTCGTCTCGATTCGTCACTGTGGCCGGTATCATACGGACCTGGCCGGGGCGCCGCAAGCTTGCTCCACGACGTCGAATCGTGACAGGCGTCTCTGTTCCCGCGGGCCCACCATGACGCTCAAGAACCAGCCACCGCGCTCGTCGGCGTGTTCCTCCCGCACCGCACCCTGATTGTATAGCCAGGATCGCAGCCGGCCGGCCCGCGCCGGGAGGTTCAGCCAGCGATAGTAACGCCCGCCCTCGAACCTCTGCGCGATTGCCCGGCACAGGAGATCGAGGCCGACCCCTTCCGCGGCCGAGAGGAAGACGCGCGTCGAGCCCTCCTCGGCACCGGATTCGATGGCGGCAACGCGGGCCGGGACGCGGTCGATCTTGTTGTACACCTCGATGAGGGGGAGCTCCGCGCCGCCGATCTGTGCGATGACGCGCCGCACGGCCTCGACCTGTACGGCCTGTTCGCAGAGCGGTGCGCCGGCATCGATGACATGCAGCAGGAGATCGGCGTCGCCTACTTCCTCGAGCGTGGCGCGAAACGCGGCGACGAGCTCGTGGGGTAGATCACGGATGAAGCCCACCGTATCCCCGACGATCACCGGACCCGCCTCCGCAAGCTCGACGCGCCGCAAGGTCGGGTCGAGCGTCGCGAACAGGACGTCCGCGGCATACACCGAGGACCGGGCCAGGCGGTTGAACAGGGTCGATTTCCCGGCGTTGGTATAGCCGACCAGGAGCACGGTCGGGAGGCCCGCGCGGCGCCTCGCCTTTCTGCCGAGCGCGCGCTGCCGCCGGAGCGTCTCCAATCGACTGCGAAGCTGCTGGATGCGGCGCTTGATCAGGCGGCGGTCGGTTTCGAGCTGGGTCTCTCCAGGGCCCCTGAGACCGATCCCGCCGCTCTGGCGTTCGAGGTGCGTCCAGCCCCGTATCAGGCGCGTGGAGAGATGCTGCAACTGCGCCAGCTCGACCTGGAGCTTGCCCTCGAAGGTACGTGCCCGCTGCGCGAAGATATCCAGTATCACGGCGCTGCGATCGACGACCGGACATTCCACGAGACGTTCCAGATTGCGCTCCTGGCCCGGATTGAGCTCGTGGTTGAAGAGCACCACATCGGCGCCCGCCTGGCGGACCGCCTGCTTGATCTCCATGGCCTTGCCGCTGCCGGCGTAATAGCGCGGCGCCGGGGGCTTCCCGGTGCCGCACACGATAGCCACCTCGGTGACTCCGGCCGAGCGCACCAGGTCTCGAAACTCGGCAAGCGCCCCTCCTCGCGCCGGGTCCCCGGCGTCGAGGTCGACCAGGACAGCACGTTGCCGGGCTTGAGGTCGTTGAGACAAGAACTGTTCGACCGCCTAGGGCGCGGTGGCCGGCGAACGGGCCTATGGGCTAGGGCTGCGCCTCTTCCCCCTCCCCATCTTCCCTCGGGAGCTTGATGTTGCGCGAAGGGACGATGGTGGAGATCGCATGCTTGTAGACCATCTGACTCACCGAGTTCTTCAACAACACCACGAACTGGTCGAAGGACTCGATCTGGCCCTGCAGCTTGATGCCGTTCACCAGGTAGATCGACACCGGCACATGCTCGCGGCGCAAGGCGTTCAGGAACGGCTCTTGGAGTGACTGCCCCTTGCTCATAAAGAAGACTCCTGCTCGTTTCGTCTTTGAATTCTTCGGTGCTGGGCCCCACACGGTATGGCGGTCCCGAAGGCGCAACGATCGGCGCCAGCTGCGACGATCCCGCCGGGTATCCTCCCGGTAGGGATCCGTGCGGCCCGGTAGGGATGCTGTGCGGCCCCCGCGAGCCGACAACACCCCTGCGCCGGAATTGTACTCGATCCCAGGCGCGTCGAGGGAGTTAGACCCGTGCCCCGGGCGTTGTTCCGGGCAGCGACCGAGCGCACCGCCGCGATGCACGAGAACATCCTGCCGTGCGGGATGCTCCAGAGGGACCGGGGCGTCTAGCCCGCATTTCTCACCACCACCCCTACTGCGGCCGCCGATCCGCTCGGCCTTGGCGGTCGGC includes these proteins:
- the hfq gene encoding RNA chaperone Hfq, with amino-acid sequence MSKGQSLQEPFLNALRREHVPVSIYLVNGIKLQGQIESFDQFVVLLKNSVSQMVYKHAISTIVPSRNIKLPREDGEGEEAQP
- a CDS encoding DUF2065 domain-containing protein; translated protein: MWRQFLVAVGLMLVLEGILPFLHPDAARRFLHEASKLDDPTLRFLGLSCMVVGVLVLYLFN
- the hflK gene encoding FtsH protease activity modulator HflK, whose translation is MAWNEPGGGRRDKDPWGGRGNGSGPPDLDEAFRKLQAKIKGLFGERGPISGGGGGGGGSGGSPALWIVALVALVAFAVYQSVYVIEAAERAVVTRFGAYITTLMPGLNFRWPPPIERVEKINIDQIRSVGQKGAMYTQDENIVDVELNVQYRVSSVEDFAFLVVGPDATLEQVMESSVRGVIGENKLDFIMTEGRMQVAADIREAIQDLVDQYQAGVEVTSVNMQPARPPEEVRSAFDDAIKAREDEQRYINEAKAYVSEVLPKAEGQAARLRADAEGYKSQVIEQSQGQTNRFTQVLAEYEKAPGVTRERLYLETVESVLSNSPKVLLDVEGGNNLVYLPLDKFFGHAPGSPETVALPPRSGAEAEPLASDQAPAPRADVRSRERTR
- a CDS encoding ATP phosphoribosyltransferase regulatory subunit, which produces MTVEDRWLLPEGVGEVLPPEAERLETLRRAIVDLFQSWGYDLCVPPLIEYLESLLTGTGRDLDLETFKITDQMSGRLMGVRADMTPQVARIDAHRLKRETPTRLCYLGPVLRTRPAGLGGSRNPLQIGAELYGHRGLESDVEVVCLMLETLETAGQDGICVDLGHMQVFRALADRAGLDREQNGLLFDALQRKAVPEINDYLERWRVPPEIARPISALPEWNGDAEVLDVSLRALSRAGREVRAAIHDLGEIGAQVRERYPEVRIHFDLAELRGYHYHSGVMFAAYTAGQGQALAKGGRYDDIGAVFGRSRPATGFSTDLKLLVGGAAATDRPRPSVFAPWPTDPRRTDPRLTDVIGRLRAEGRRVVYGLPGQVGGAAEMGCGEQLDLCDGQWVLNPV
- the hflX gene encoding GTPase HflX encodes the protein MSQRPQARQRAVLVDLDAGDPARGGALAEFRDLVRSAGVTEVAIVCGTGKPPAPRYYAGSGKAMEIKQAVRQAGADVVLFNHELNPGQERNLERLVECPVVDRSAVILDIFAQRARTFEGKLQVELAQLQHLSTRLIRGWTHLERQSGGIGLRGPGETQLETDRRLIKRRIQQLRSRLETLRRQRALGRKARRRAGLPTVLLVGYTNAGKSTLFNRLARSSVYAADVLFATLDPTLRRVELAEAGPVIVGDTVGFIRDLPHELVAAFRATLEEVGDADLLLHVIDAGAPLCEQAVQVEAVRRVIAQIGGAELPLIEVYNKIDRVPARVAAIESGAEEGSTRVFLSAAEGVGLDLLCRAIAQRFEGGRYYRWLNLPARAGRLRSWLYNQGAVREEHADERGGWFLSVMVGPREQRRLSRFDVVEQACGAPARSV
- the hflC gene encoding protease modulator HflC — protein: MRGRPLLIVALLLVVALLGWGIVFTVDQREFAILLRFKEIQRSDFEPGLHFKIPFINDVVKFEKRLMSLDSPQPERFLTSEKKDVIVDSFVKWRIADVEKYYRRTQGDVRRAGLLLFQQINDSLRGEFGRRTIREVVAGARGGVMQSVTEAARAKGDELGVTVVDVRTKRINLPEEVSSAVYDRMRAEREQVAQEFRSRGGAQAETIRANADRQRTVVLAEAYRDAEQTRGAGDARAAEVYAAGYSRNAEFYEFYRSLIAYKTSFAKHQDILVLDPKSEFFHYFKKSTAP